The DNA region GGTATGTTTAGCTTAATATCTCTTTTGTGGTATCTTTCATTTTGTTTTTTTGTAAATTTATTCAAACAACTTTTAAAAGTTGTTTGCATTGGATTATAATCCTTTTCACTTTCCTCAATAGGAGGAATATACCTTTGAGGTTGTTTATATATTTTTACTCCTTCAACAATGTTTTTAAAAAACAGATGTGAATATATTTTTGGATTAGCCATAGTTTTAAGAGATTTAAAATACTAAAGTAGCAATAAAATTGACAATAACAATTTTGAATTTTCTTTTTATTTCAATTATCAAAATCACACAAATTTTAATAATTATTCTAATTTCATAGCACGAATTGAAAAATAAATAATTGCGTAATTAATTGAGTAATATAAATTCAGGATTTACTCTCAATTATAGGTCTTCCGACAACTTCAAAAAACAATTTGTAGTTTTCAGTCATTGTTTATTTTTTTAAAAAATACCGGCTTCCCTAGAAACTCAAAAATCCACGATACTTCATCTTTTGTGTAGAGGTATCTTTTTTGTTTTTTTCTGCCAACAAGTTTCCATGCAATAGGACTGAGCAGCTTTTTCCATGTTTGACGATGCCTTATTTCATATAGATTCATGAGTTGCTTGTCATTCAGTGGGCGTGGCGTTATTTCAACTTCATCTTCAAATAATTTTGACATAGATTTTATTTTTTTTGTTTTAACAAATTATAAATTCCAATTCCGGTATCTATGAATTTTGAATTTTTATTTATAAAATTTCTGAACGTATCCGATTCAACTAATGACTTTATTAAAACCTGCATCAATTCAGGATTTTCTTTAAAAAATATTTTCAAGTAATTTATAAAGTCAGTTTTGTTTGTATATTGTTTCTGTTTCTCGCTTAAAGATTCAGCAATAAAATTTCTGTATTGTTGTTCCATTTCCTGAAATGCCTCTTTATTGCCACTTTTCATATCGGGGTGCAGTTCTCTTGCTAATTTCCTGTATAGCATTTTCGCTTCTTCGGGCGTTTTGCAGTTTGTAAAGTATTTCATTTGATAATATTTTTGTTTAAATTCTTTCATTTAGAAAATCACACATTTTAGCTGTACCGATGTATTTTGCTATAATCGGATTTTTATATTTCTTTCTGTTGTCATAAGCTATAATTACATCAGAACATTTAAGAGCAAGTAATTCTTTAATTTTTATTGCTACTGCTTCACGTTGATTGTTGGGAGCTTTAATTTCAGGGTTGTTATACAAAACAATTTTATAGAAAGCATGAAGTATATCTCCTCTGTATTTGAACTTTTTTTGATTTTTGAAATACACCTGTAAATTTATTTCGGGGTTTGAATTGAACCGTTTGTGTAGGTCGCTTAAATGAACTAATAAATTCTTTTCCGATAAATTTCCGCTTTTATATAGTTGAAAAAGATTTTGAAATTCCTGTTTGAATTGATTATACGTTGTTTCCGGCGATTTTATCATTTTTTCTCTTTTATAAGTCAAGTAAGCTAATAATCTTGTAATACAGATAAACAAATACAATAAACAAATAATCAGATAACGGTTTATAAACCTTAGAAGTCATATATGACAGGTACGAAATTTTGCAGTAATTCATTTTAAAGCCCCGCTATTATTAAGTTATCAGGCATAATAAGTATGGTTTGCTTTGTAGGACGTGAGTAAAACACAGTACCCATGATAGCTTTCCTGCAACGTTCAATACTTTCTATAATTCTTTTCTCAATTTCTATTAATCCGGATTTTTCTAATATCCGCTTTAAATAAGTACCTGATGAAGCCGAATTGTTATTAAACATTCTTGCAATAGTTAAACAATTCATGTTGTCATCTGCATTAAAACAGTTTAAAAGAAAAAATTGTTCATCAGGAGTAAACATTGCGGGATTTTTAAAACATTCTATTGCACTATTTAAAACGGCTCGCCTCGATAGTTTTCCATTTTCGGCTCCTGTAATACAACAAAATTCATTGTAAACATCACTGCTTTGCTTAACCTTAGCTTTAAATGCGTATTGCATTCTTTTCTTTGCTTCCTGTAATGCTTTTAATCTTATGAGGTATTCCAGTTTAAGTATTCCGTCATTGTTGCTGTTATTTAGTTTTATGTAATAAAAATTTTTACGGATATTAAATTTTTCGCATAGAAAATCCCAACTTGAAAATTTTATATTACTTCCTGTTACTGTGATGAGATTATTTTCTTTCAGAATTTTTAATCGTGTCCATAATGTACGAACAGAAATATTACAAACTTCTGCAACCGATTTTTGATTTTTTGAGAAATTGGAAATAATACCATTGCTGTAATGATATTTCAATAAAAAATATGTTTCAAATGCTTTAATGAGGGGTTTGTTTGTTGCTATGATTGTCGGGATTTGTTTTAATACTTTTACTTTTAAACATTTTTCAGTATTTGTCATACTTTGGCTTTTAGTTATTAAAGTAACCAACCGAATAGTTTTTTGATTTCTGTTTCATTGTACATCTCATAACCATAATTAGCAGTTTTTTCAATGATGCTGTCATTTACAATTTTATAAGTTTCTCTTGACCTAGAAAACGCAAAGTGTTGTTTCTTTGCCATTGATTCCCAACCCCAAGCTACATATATTCTGAATTTGTCATTTTCGGGAATTGCAACAACCCCTGCAATACATTTATCGTAGTCGTTCCTGACAAAACTTTCTGCTGTTGTTTTTAATCCGTCCATATTTTTAAAACTTTGTTATTATTATTTTAAGTTTTTCAATGTTGTCTTAACAGGCAATAAATATTTGTTTAATATTTAATTTAGTTTCTTCCTCAAGAAATTTTTTTTCTACATAAGCTCTGCATAATTCATCTTTCTTATTTATAAATAGTAAGTGATAGTATTTATATTGTTTTTCTTTTTCAGGAAAATAATTTATATGTCCTAATATTTTGTATTGGTGTATTTCTTTAAAATTAAACCACCATTTTAATTGTACTTGTTTAATAAATGATTGTGTTGCTTGTTTGTTCTCAACTCTCAATACCTGTACAGAAATATTAAGTTTTGTAATTTCGCATTTTGATTTTTTCATAGTATATTTTTATTTGAAATTTTACAACTAAAAATTTGCTTTCTCAATTTCTTCCAGTTCTAAAGTTGATGCTTCAAGCATTCTTTCTGCTATTTCTTTTCTTTCTTTATATTTTTCAATATTTTTATTCCAAACTTCATCATGCTGCGGTTGCAATCTTTTCATGCCTTTATTTGCCTCAATATTGTTTTTCGCAATTTTCACTGTAACACTGCATAATTCCTTTAACAATGATAATTCAGGTTTCGATTCGATTTTCATTATTTATTTGCTTATTGTTATATTATTATTTCTGCTTTATCAATTCGTTTAGCCACCTCGTAGAGGTCCGCTTTCTTATAAACATAGTATTTCCCTCTTGAATATCTGGGCAAAAATCCCCTTTCGTGCAAATGCTTTAAAACCCTGACATTATTTATTCCGAGTATTTTAATAGCAATATTGCTTTGCACATAATCACTCACGTTTTGAGCTAACACGTTCTTAATGCTTCGTAATTCCTGCAATATTTCAAGCTCTAAAGTCATATTATTCTTTTTATTTGTTGTATAGCCGGCTCCTGCTTTAAATTGATATAAATGAATTTTTCATTGATTATCTGAATTAACCTTTCTGTTTGTAATCTGCTTAAAGGTGTTCTGTCGTATAAATAATTATAGAAGGAAGAAATGCGTATTTCTAGTGCGTTGCATATTTCAGTATGGAACCTGTCCTTTTCGTATGGAGATGCGATTTGATAATATGCTTCTTTTATAACATTTCTTCCCATAATGGCTGGTTTTTAAGTAAATAATTTGTTTTTTTGCTTTTTTTTCATTTATTTTGTAACTTTACTCAACAAAGATAAGTAAACTATTTTTTAAAAAGCAAGTAAATTAATCATTATTTAGCAATATTACTAACTAATAAATTTTAAAGATATGATTTCCAATAATATAAATAAATACCGAAAAGCAAAAAAAATAACTCTTGAGGAGTTATCTAAAAAAATTAAAATGTCTTATACCGGTTTGCGGCTCGCATTGGAAAATGATGATTTCAAAATATCAACATTGACAAAGATTGCAAATGTTCTCGGTGTTGATTTGAATGATTTGCTGAAAGAAGATACTAATATTTCGATAAAGAATAAAGGTAACTTCGGAGTTGGTGATAATATTAAACAGAGTATCGGAAAGGATGCAAAAATAAATAACGAAAATATGTTTATTAAAGAAATAGAACATCTGAAAGAACTTTTAAAAAATAAAGACGAGATAATAAAAGGCAAAGATGAGATAATTGAACAATTGAAAAGACAAATAAAGTGAAAAAACATTTTTTAAAAAAATGCGTATTAATAGTATTCATTTAACTTAAACTTTATACGCATGATAACATTTCTTTTTTTTGAATAACGAAGGAAACTTTTGCTTAGGAAACCATGTGAAACAAAGCTTTGCCAACACAAATAATTATCTTAAAGAAATAAAGCAACTGAAAGAAAACGAAAAAGTAAAAGATGAAATAATTGTGAATTTAACCAAAGCATTAAATTATCTTAAAGAGCAAAACGAAGCACTGATGAATGAAAAGATAATTGTATTTGCTTCAAATGACCGCTGACGGAGTATAGACCTCTTTTGAATAAAATAGTTTGTTATTCAAAAAAAAATGTTTATTTTTGCATTGAAATTCTGTTATAAGAGCGGTCTTTCACAAAACATAAAAAAAATAAATGAGATATTTATTTGTTAAAATTTTGTCAAAATTTATTTTTAAAGTTTTATAACAATTTGAAATATAATCACTTATAATAACATTCAAGAGTCCCCTACGGGCTACTATTAACAGAATTAATAATTAATAATAAAATAAAAATGGCAAATCATCCATCATCAAAAAAAAGAATCAGAGCTAACGATAAAAAAAGAGTTTTGAACCGTTACCAGACAACAACTGCAAGAAATGCTGTCAAAACATTAAGAACTACAACCGAAAAAGCCAAAGCCGCAGAAATGTTTCCGAAAGTTGCATCTATGCTTGATAAACTGGCAAAGAAGAAAATAATTCATAAAAATAAAGCAGCCAATTTAAAATCATCATTAACCAAGCTGGTAAATGGCTTGAAATGAAAATATTTATGTAATGCCAATAAAACAGGACTTTCTATAAAAGGGAGTCCTATTTTTTTTAATGTTATTTAGATGCAAAAAACAAAAAAAATACTTGGAATCAAATCGTGGGCGGAGGAAGACAGACCACGTGAAAAGTTATTGTTGAAAGGCAGAGCAGCATTAAGCGAATCGGAATTAATAGCAATTCTTATAGGTTCGGGAAATAAAAATGAAACTGCTGTTGACCTGGCAAAAAAAATCCTGAAGTCAACAAACAATAATTTAAGCGAACTCGCCAAGCTCGGCGTGCAGGATTTATTGAAATTTGAAGGAATAGGCGAAGCAAAAGCAATAAGCATTATTGCATCACTGGAACTCGGCAACCGGCGAAAAGGAGCTGAAGCAATAATAAAAGATAAGATAACAGGAAGTGCCGATGTGTTTAATTATTTTCAACCACAATTATCAGATTTAAAACATGAAGAGCTGAGAGTTTTACTTTTAAACAAAGCAAATAAAATCATAAAACAGGAAAACCTCAGTATCGGAGGCATTGCAGGAACAATCGTTGATATAAAAATAATAATAAAAGCTGCTCTTGAAAACCTCGCATCCGGAATCATACTCTGCCACAATCATCCTTCGGGAAATACAAAACCAAGCGATGAAGATATAAGCATTACAAAAAAACTTAAAGAAGCCACAAAGCTTGTTGACATTTCACTTCTCGACCATGTCGTGATTTGTGAAAACGGGTATTACAGCTTTGCAGATGAAGGAATACTATGATAGTTTTCAGTTTGAAGTTTTCAGTTTTGAGTTTCGAAACTTTAAACTCTTTTCTTATCTTTGAAAAAAAATTGCAATGATTAAAATTCTTACAATAATCGGGGCACGTCCACAAATAATAAAAGCAGCAGCAATAAGCCGTGCAATTAGGAATAAATTCCCCCAAAAAATACATGAAGTTATTGTTCATACCGGACAACATTACGACAATAATATGTCACAGATTTTTTTTGATGAAATGAATATTCCAAAACCCGATTACAATCTGAATGTAGGCTCCGGTACTCACGGAAAGCAAACAGCAGCAATGCTCACAGGAATAGAAGAAATTTTATTAAAAGAAAAGCCAAAGTGCATTTTAACTTACGGCGACACAAACTCAACTCTCGCAGCAGCGGTAGCAGCTGCCAAACTTCATATACCTGTTGTTCATATCGAAGCAGGATTGCGTTCATTCAACAAAAAAATGCCCGAAGAAATAAACCGCATTACATGCGACCATGCTTCAACATTGCTCTTCTCCCCGACCCTTACGGGAATAAAAAATTTAATCAACGAAGGATTTAACCCGAATAACAAACCACCTTTTACAATTGATAATTCCAAATTTTTTCATTGCGGTGATGTTATGTACGACAATACTTTGCACTTTGCCTTAATTGCCGAGAAAAAAATAAATATCCTTCAAAAAAATAATATCAAACAAAATCAATACATACTTGCAACAATACACAGAGATAACAACACCGATATTCCCGAGCGACTACGTGCTATTTTCAATGCAATAAACAAAATTTCAAAACAGGAAAATATTGATATTATTATTCCGCTTCATCCGCGAACATCAAAACTGCTGAAAAAAAATCTCACACCTGAAATGTTTAATTCAATTAAAAACAACAAGTATATAAAAATTATTCCACCCGTTTCATTCCTTGAAATGCTCATTCTGGAAAAAAATTCAAAGCTGATTATGACTGATTCGGGCGGAGTACAGAAAGAATCTTTTTTCTTTAAAAAGCCCTGCATAATTCTGCGTAGTGAAACAGAATGGAAAGAACTTGTTGAAGCCGATGCATGCATAGTTGCCGATGCTGATGAAAAAAATATTTTAAATGCTTATAAATATTTTAAATCTGCGGAAAATTTTAATTATCCCGAAATTTTCGGGGATGGCAAAGCTGCTGAATTTATTTGCAAGGAAATTATTAAAGCTTTCAGTTAGAGTTTGCCCATAATGTCCAATTTCTGCGTTACCTCGATGCTGTCAAAAGTAAAATTTTAGTATTTTTTCTCTGTGGTTCTCAATGATTACTCTGTGAATCTCCGTGTAACAATAAAATAAAAATTACACAGAGAATAACTTTTTACTTTATGGACAAACACCAATTAGTTTTTTTCTTACGACTTAAAACTAAATTCTTAATACTCTTTAAGTTTTTCTTGCAGATGTTTATTTTTTTATTATATTTATAAAAATTTTACAATTTTTTTGTTAAAACTAAGTTTATAAACAATAAAATACAACTTTAAAAACATTTAACAAAATGAGAAAACTTAGTATTTGTATTTTCTTGTTTCTTTTTGCATTATTTAATGCTTCGGCACAACATGCACCAAAATACAGCAATGAATTTTTATCAATCGGAGTTGGTGCCAGAGCATTGGGAATGTCAAATTCTAATGTGGCAATAGTAGATGACGCAACGGCAGGTTTCTGGAACCCGGCGGGATTACTAAAAATCAAATCAAATCTGCAAATAGGACTTATGCACGCTTCATACTTTGCAAACATTGCCAAATATGATTACGGTTCTGTGGCTTCAAAAATTGACTCAACCAGCAGTTTTGCCGTTTCGGTTATAAGATTCGGTATTGACGATATTCCGAATACAATTGAAATGGTTGATGCAAACGGCAATATAAATTATGATAATATCACCACCTTTTCCGATGCTTCTTATGCTTTTATTTTTTCGTATGCAAAAAAAACAAATATCAAAGGATTATCAATAGGTGCAAATGCAAAAATAATTCACCGCAAAACAGGCAGTTTTGCTGCTGCATGGGGATTCGGACTCGACGCTGCCGCACAATTCCAAAAAAACAACTGGTACTTCGGCATTATGGGTAAAGATATTACTTCAACTTTTAATGCATGGCGATTTACCCTGGATGATGCCACAAAAGCCGTATTCCAGCAAACAGGAAACGAAATACCTAAAAATTCGCTCGAAATAACACTGCCGAAATTAATATTCAGCGCCGCACATAACTTTGAAATATCAAACAGTTTTTCAACTATTGTTGATTTGGACTTCGACATGACTTTCGACAAAATGAGAAATGTATTTATAAAGTCCGACCCGATTAGCATTGACCCTCATCTGGGATTGGAAATTGCTTTTAAAAAAGTGATTTTTATAAGAGGCGGTATCGGCAACATTCAGAAAGAAACAGATATGAATAATAAAAAAATAACAACTTTCCAGCCCAACATCGGAATTGGTATTTGCATTAAAAACAGAGTTTGCATTGACTACGCACTGACCGATATCGGTGACAATTCAATTGCTCTCTATTCAAATATTTTTTCTTTGAAAATTAATTTTAGTAAATCGAAATAAAAAAAATAGTTTAAAAGGTTTATGGTTTGTTGTTTGAAAACAATTTAGCAATTAATAAATATTGTTATAAGATTAAAATTTAATTTTATAATTTGTATATGAAAAAAAATTTACTCCTATTTTTAATTTCTTTTTCATTCACCGCATTTTCGCAGCAGTACGGAAATGAATGGATAAATTACAACCAAAAATATTACCGTATTAAAATAATTAATGAAGGCATTTACCGTATTAATTACACTACTTTGGTTAATGCCGGATTTTTCAATGATGCTTTTGACCCGAAACAAATTCAGATTTTTCATAACGGAAAAGAAGAGCATATTTATGTAAAAGGTGAAAACGACCATATATTCGACCCAACTGATTATATACAGTTTTATGCTAAAGGCAACAACGGATGGCTTGACAGCGTTGTTTATAACAGCCCATTAAATCAGGTAAACAAAAACTACAGTTTATATAACGATACTGCTGCTTATTATCTCACGTGGAATTCGTCATTAAGCAACAAACGAGATACAATTGTTGCCGATACAAATTATACGGGATACACGTTATCACCATATTGCCTAAAGAACAGGCGGGCAGATTATGTTTCAACTATGCATTATGGACCAACCGACGATAATAATATGTCCGATATGGAATTTACTCAGGCAGAGGGTTGGTTTGACAGTAATTTTTTGCTTGGTTCACCTATTTCTAAGCAAATAAATACTGCAAATGCTTATACATTATCCGGTGCTCCCGATGCAAATATTGAAATAATGGTTGTGGGAGCTGCAAATGATAATACTATACCCGACCATCATCTTAAAGTTGATTTTGCCGGAACATCAACAGAGAGATATTTTGACGGATATAAAAATATAAAAATTGATACAGCAATTCCCGCATCAACTTTAACAAACGGCAATACTGCTTTTAATTTTTCATTAATAACTATTCCTGAAATTACTAATACTGATTATCATGCATATACTGCCGTTTCATATATTGACATAACTTATCCGCATACATACAACTTTGAAAATGCGGATGCATTTCATTTTTTTGTTCCGAACACAGCACAACTAAAGTCCTATCTTAATATCACAAATTTTAATATCGGAACCGATTCTTGTTTTGTTTATGACTTAACGAATCATAAAATTATAAAAGTAAAAAAAACCGGCGGAATACTTAAAGCGTTAATTCAAAAAACATCCGCTGCGAATGAAGAATGTTATATTACAAAATACAGTAAAATAAATAATATTGCAAGCATATCGCCTGTGAACGGAACGGGACTGTTTTTTAACTTCGCTTCGGCTTCTTCAAAAAGCAAAGATTATTTAATTATTACCAATAAATCGCTGATGGCAACCAGCGATATTCAAGCATACTCAAATTACAGAAGCAGTTCTTTGGGAGGAAATTTTAATGTTCTTATTGCCGATGTAACCGAATTATACGACCAGTTTGCTTACGGGATAGGCGAACACCCGCAGGCAATAAGAAATTTCTGCAATTATGCAGTACATAATTTCGATATCATTCCCAAATATTTATTCTTAATAGGCAAAGGTTATCGCCTGGATATCTATCGCAATAATACATCTTATTATGCTGCCAATATGATTCCTTCTTATGGAAATTATCCTTCCGATGTTTTATTTACAAATAAATTAGACGGCGATACCTTATTCAAACCTGCAATACCAACAGGCAGATTGAGTGCAAAAACACCTTTTGATGTTTATTTGTACTTAGAAAAAATGAAAGATTACGAAGCACAACAAGCAAATGCACAAATTCACCCGAATGATTATGAGTGGATGAAAAATATAATAAATTTCGGAGGAGGAAATAATGCTTACCAGCAACTTCAATTATCACTTTATCTTCAGGATTATGAAAAATTACTCGAAGATACATTTTTCGGCGGAAATACATTTACCTTTTTAAAAAACTCTACAGTACCGGTTCAGATTACCACTTCCGATTCAATAAAGAATTTAATTGAAACAGGAGTTTCGATTTTAAATTTCTTCGGACATGGCAGCGGAACCAATTTCGACCAATGTATTGATAATTTTAAAAACTATAATAATTATCTGAAATATCCTTTCATGCTTGCAAACTCATGTTATACAGGCGATTTATTTGATATTACTTATTCAAAAAGCGAAGAGTTTGTATTGTCGGAAAATAATGGGGTTATTGCATATCTGGCATCCACATATTTATCGCTTTCGATAGATATGAACAATTATTCCAAACAACTTTACCATAATGTAAGTGCTTTGCTCTATGGCGAAAGTATTGGAAAGCAAATTCAGAATACAATTAAATTATATCAGAGTTCAACTACTCAGATAAAAAACACATGCCTCGAAATGACACTTCACGGCGACCCTGCGTTGAAAATAAATTATTTTATCAAGCCCAACTACATGCTTAACCAATCGAGTGTGTATACAACCCCTCTCGAAGTTACTAATCAGGAAAATAATTTTATACTGAACGTTATTTCTACAAATACCGGACGTGCTGTTAAAGATTCATTTATAGTTGAAGTGGAAAGAACTTTTCCCGATAACGTCACAAAGCAGCTTTATTTAAAATTCATGCCGGCTACTCTTTTTAAAGACACAATAAAACTTAACATACCCATTGATTCGGTTGTAAGCGGCATAGGATTAAATTCGTTCCGTATCACACTTGATGCAACAAATAAAATTCCGGAAATCAAAGAAGATGACAACACCATTATTTATACATTAAATATTAAATCGGCAAATATTTCGCCTGTTTATCCTTACAAATATGCAATAGTACCATCGCTGTCCGTTACGCTAAAAGCCACCACCGACGACCCTTTTGCCGCACCTAAAAATTATGTTTTTGAAATTGATACCACCGATGCTTTCAACAGCCCTTTAAAACAGCACCATGTAGTTAATCATAGCGGCGGTGTTGTACAGTGGACACCAACATTCACTTATACTCCCGACAGTGTTGTTTATTTCTGGAGGGTAAGTTATGATTCAACATCAGGTAATCCTTTTAGTTGGCGCGAAAGTTCTTTCCAGAAAATAAATAACCAGCGGGGATGGAGTCAGGCACATTTCTTCCAGTTTAAAAACGATAATTACCAATACGTAACTTATAACAAACCGCAAAGAAAATTTGATTTTGTAAATACCACAATTAGTTTAACAACGAAAACTGGTTTTTATCCATATATATACCCATGGACAGATGAAAAATGCCTTGTAAACAACAGCGATTTTAGTGGCGGCTATTGGTCATGCACCGGCAACAATGGCAATGGTTTGAAATTTGTTGTGTTTAATCCGAATACAGGAGAAAGGATGAAAAACAACCCTATTCCTACAGGCAAATATGGGAGTACCGTTTGTCACGCTTACGCAGATGAATCTTTTGATTTTAATATTTCAAATTCAACAGGAAGAGATTCAGTTACAAATTTTATAAATAATATCATTCCCCCTGATTATTGGGTTTTGGTGTTCAGTCACAGAAATAGTTTTATAGATTCTTATGATGCTGCTTTAGAAGCTGCTTTTGCTTCAATAGGAAGTTTAAAAATTCCTAGTCATGTTGCTGAAAACATTCACGATAATCAACCATTTATTGTTTTCGGGCAAAAAGGACACCCCCTTGCACATGAAACATTTGGCAGCGACATACAAGCCGTAATAACCCAAGACGATGATTTTCCAACAAACTGGACTGATGGATATGTTATTTCCGAAATTGTTGGTCCCGGCAAAAACTGGGATTCGCTGCACTGGCGATTTAACAGAAGCGCAATAGATACCAAACTTACTGATTCGGTAAAATTAAAAATTTACGGAACAAATACCGGTTCAACTTCAGATACAGTACTTTTAAAAACTTTAACTACATCATATAAAGATTATAAATTAACCGGAAATATTGATACGTCATATAAATATTTATATCTAAAAGCATTGATGCGAGATGATACTTTCAGAACTCCCGCACAAATGAAGCGATGGCAGGTGATGTATGCCGGTGCTCCCGAAACTGCATTAGACCCCTCACTTCATTATTATTTTTACAACACAAAAGTTCAGGAAGGCGATTATATTAAGTTTGCAATTGCCACACATAACATCAGCGAATACAATATGGACACCCTGAGAATAAAATACTGGGTGGTTGATAAAAACAGAGTTGTACATTCAATAACAACAAAAAAAAACAAACCACAATCCGGCGGGTGATATTTTAATAGACAGCATTAGTTTTTCAACTCTCGGAATG from Bacteroidales bacterium includes:
- a CDS encoding helix-turn-helix transcriptional regulator, with amino-acid sequence MISNNINKYRKAKKITLEELSKKIKMSYTGLRLALENDDFKISTLTKIANVLGVDLNDLLKEDTNISIKNKGNFGVGDNIKQSIGKDAKINNENMFIKEIEHLKELLKNKDEIIKGKDEIIEQLKRQIK
- the rpsT gene encoding 30S ribosomal protein S20; amino-acid sequence: MANHPSSKKRIRANDKKRVLNRYQTTTARNAVKTLRTTTEKAKAAEMFPKVASMLDKLAKKKIIHKNKAANLKSSLTKLVNGLK
- the radC gene encoding DNA repair protein RadC — translated: MQKTKKILGIKSWAEEDRPREKLLLKGRAALSESELIAILIGSGNKNETAVDLAKKILKSTNNNLSELAKLGVQDLLKFEGIGEAKAISIIASLELGNRRKGAEAIIKDKITGSADVFNYFQPQLSDLKHEELRVLLLNKANKIIKQENLSIGGIAGTIVDIKIIIKAALENLASGIILCHNHPSGNTKPSDEDISITKKLKEATKLVDISLLDHVVICENGYYSFADEGIL
- the wecB gene encoding UDP-N-acetylglucosamine 2-epimerase (non-hydrolyzing) translates to MIKILTIIGARPQIIKAAAISRAIRNKFPQKIHEVIVHTGQHYDNNMSQIFFDEMNIPKPDYNLNVGSGTHGKQTAAMLTGIEEILLKEKPKCILTYGDTNSTLAAAVAAAKLHIPVVHIEAGLRSFNKKMPEEINRITCDHASTLLFSPTLTGIKNLINEGFNPNNKPPFTIDNSKFFHCGDVMYDNTLHFALIAEKKINILQKNNIKQNQYILATIHRDNNTDIPERLRAIFNAINKISKQENIDIIIPLHPRTSKLLKKNLTPEMFNSIKNNKYIKIIPPVSFLEMLILEKNSKLIMTDSGGVQKESFFFKKPCIILRSETEWKELVEADACIVADADEKNILNAYKYFKSAENFNYPEIFGDGKAAEFICKEIIKAFS
- a CDS encoding PorV/PorQ family protein, with amino-acid sequence MRKLSICIFLFLFALFNASAQHAPKYSNEFLSIGVGARALGMSNSNVAIVDDATAGFWNPAGLLKIKSNLQIGLMHASYFANIAKYDYGSVASKIDSTSSFAVSVIRFGIDDIPNTIEMVDANGNINYDNITTFSDASYAFIFSYAKKTNIKGLSIGANAKIIHRKTGSFAAAWGFGLDAAAQFQKNNWYFGIMGKDITSTFNAWRFTLDDATKAVFQQTGNEIPKNSLEITLPKLIFSAAHNFEISNSFSTIVDLDFDMTFDKMRNVFIKSDPISIDPHLGLEIAFKKVIFIRGGIGNIQKETDMNNKKITTFQPNIGIGICIKNRVCIDYALTDIGDNSIALYSNIFSLKINFSKSK
- a CDS encoding C25 family cysteine peptidase yields the protein MKKNLLLFLISFSFTAFSQQYGNEWINYNQKYYRIKIINEGIYRINYTTLVNAGFFNDAFDPKQIQIFHNGKEEHIYVKGENDHIFDPTDYIQFYAKGNNGWLDSVVYNSPLNQVNKNYSLYNDTAAYYLTWNSSLSNKRDTIVADTNYTGYTLSPYCLKNRRADYVSTMHYGPTDDNNMSDMEFTQAEGWFDSNFLLGSPISKQINTANAYTLSGAPDANIEIMVVGAANDNTIPDHHLKVDFAGTSTERYFDGYKNIKIDTAIPASTLTNGNTAFNFSLITIPEITNTDYHAYTAVSYIDITYPHTYNFENADAFHFFVPNTAQLKSYLNITNFNIGTDSCFVYDLTNHKIIKVKKTGGILKALIQKTSAANEECYITKYSKINNIASISPVNGTGLFFNFASASSKSKDYLIITNKSLMATSDIQAYSNYRSSSLGGNFNVLIADVTELYDQFAYGIGEHPQAIRNFCNYAVHNFDIIPKYLFLIGKGYRLDIYRNNTSYYAANMIPSYGNYPSDVLFTNKLDGDTLFKPAIPTGRLSAKTPFDVYLYLEKMKDYEAQQANAQIHPNDYEWMKNIINFGGGNNAYQQLQLSLYLQDYEKLLEDTFFGGNTFTFLKNSTVPVQITTSDSIKNLIETGVSILNFFGHGSGTNFDQCIDNFKNYNNYLKYPFMLANSCYTGDLFDITYSKSEEFVLSENNGVIAYLASTYLSLSIDMNNYSKQLYHNVSALLYGESIGKQIQNTIKLYQSSTTQIKNTCLEMTLHGDPALKINYFIKPNYMLNQSSVYTTPLEVTNQENNFILNVISTNTGRAVKDSFIVEVERTFPDNVTKQLYLKFMPATLFKDTIKLNIPIDSVVSGIGLNSFRITLDATNKIPEIKEDDNTIIYTLNIKSANISPVYPYKYAIVPSLSVTLKATTDDPFAAPKNYVFEIDTTDAFNSPLKQHHVVNHSGGVVQWTPTFTYTPDSVVYFWRVSYDSTSGNPFSWRESSFQKINNQRGWSQAHFFQFKNDNYQYVTYNKPQRKFDFVNTTISLTTKTGFYPYIYPWTDEKCLVNNSDFSGGYWSCTGNNGNGLKFVVFNPNTGERMKNNPIPTGKYGSTVCHAYADESFDFNISNSTGRDSVTNFINNIIPPDYWVLVFSHRNSFIDSYDAALEAAFASIGSLKIPSHVAENIHDNQPFIVFGQKGHPLAHETFGSDIQAVITQDDDFPTNWTDGYVISEIVGPGKNWDSLHWRFNRSAIDTKLTDSVKLKIYGTNTGSTSDTVLLKTLTTSYKDYKLTGNIDTSYKYLYLKALMRDDTFRTPAQMKRWQVMYAGAPETALDPSLHYYFYNTKVQEGDYIKFAIATHNISEYNMDTLRIKYWVVDKNRVVHSITTKKNKPQSGG